The Diceros bicornis minor isolate mBicDic1 chromosome 15, mDicBic1.mat.cur, whole genome shotgun sequence genome has a window encoding:
- the CD200 gene encoding OX-2 membrane glycoprotein isoform X1, which translates to MARLVFRRSFCHLSTYRLIWFLAAMMLCRAQVVTQDERELLNTPASLRCSLQTSQEVLIVTWQKIKAVSPENMVTFSKNHGVVVQPAYKDKINITQLGLQNSTITFWNTTLEDEGCYNCLFNTFGSGKISGVACLTLSVQPTVFLHYKFFEDHLNITCSANARPAPEIFWKISGSEIENSTEILSHPNGTTSVTSVLQVKDPKSQVGKEVICHVRHLGNVTSFRQTVNKGFWFSVPLLLSIISLVILLVLISILLYWKRHRNQDREP; encoded by the exons ATGGCGAGGCTG GTGTTCAGGAGGTCCTTCTGTCATCTGTCTACCTACAGACTGATTTGGTTCTTGGCAGCAATGATGCTATGCAGGGCACAAG TCGTGACCCAAGATGAAAGAGAGCTGCTGAACACACCTGCTTCCTTAAGATGCTCCCTGCAAACTTCCCAGGAAGTCTTGATTGTGACATGGCAGAAAATCAAGGCTGTGAGTCCAGAAAACATGGTCACCTTCAGCAAGAACCATGGGGTTGTGGTCCAGCCTGCCTATAAGGACAAGATAAACATCACTCAGCTAGGACTCCAGAACTCAACCATTACCTTCTGGAATACCACCCTGGAGGATGAGGGGTGTTACAATTGCCTCTTTAATACCTTTGGTTCCGGGAAGATCTCAGGAGTAGCCTGCCTCACCCTCTCTG TACAGCCCACAGTATTCCTTCACTATAAATTCTTTGAAGACCACCTAAATATCACTTGCTCTGCCAATGCCCGCCCAGCCCCTGAGATCTTCTGGAAGATCTCTGGGTCAGAGATCGAGAACAGTACTGAGATTCTCTCACACCCCAATGGGACCACGTCTGTCACCAGCGTCCTCCAGGTCAAAGACCCCAAGagtcaggtggggaaggaggtgaTCTGCCATGTGCGGCACCTGGGAAATGTGACCAGCTTCAGGCAAACTGTGAACAAAG GTTTTTGGTTTTCCGTTCCACTGTTGTTAAGTATCATTTCCCTGGTAATTCTACTGGTTTTAATCTCAATTTTATTATACTGGAAACGTCATCGGAACCAAGACCGAG AGCCCTAG
- the CD200 gene encoding OX-2 membrane glycoprotein isoform X2, whose protein sequence is MVTFSKNHGVVVQPAYKDKINITQLGLQNSTITFWNTTLEDEGCYNCLFNTFGSGKISGVACLTLSVQPTVFLHYKFFEDHLNITCSANARPAPEIFWKISGSEIENSTEILSHPNGTTSVTSVLQVKDPKSQVGKEVICHVRHLGNVTSFRQTVNKGFWFSVPLLLSIISLVILLVLISILLYWKRHRNQDREP, encoded by the exons ATGGTCACCTTCAGCAAGAACCATGGGGTTGTGGTCCAGCCTGCCTATAAGGACAAGATAAACATCACTCAGCTAGGACTCCAGAACTCAACCATTACCTTCTGGAATACCACCCTGGAGGATGAGGGGTGTTACAATTGCCTCTTTAATACCTTTGGTTCCGGGAAGATCTCAGGAGTAGCCTGCCTCACCCTCTCTG TACAGCCCACAGTATTCCTTCACTATAAATTCTTTGAAGACCACCTAAATATCACTTGCTCTGCCAATGCCCGCCCAGCCCCTGAGATCTTCTGGAAGATCTCTGGGTCAGAGATCGAGAACAGTACTGAGATTCTCTCACACCCCAATGGGACCACGTCTGTCACCAGCGTCCTCCAGGTCAAAGACCCCAAGagtcaggtggggaaggaggtgaTCTGCCATGTGCGGCACCTGGGAAATGTGACCAGCTTCAGGCAAACTGTGAACAAAG GTTTTTGGTTTTCCGTTCCACTGTTGTTAAGTATCATTTCCCTGGTAATTCTACTGGTTTTAATCTCAATTTTATTATACTGGAAACGTCATCGGAACCAAGACCGAG AGCCCTAG